aaaaaaacttcCAAAAGCGGAAATAAGCTCATTTTTGATTGGCCATAGCTATGTTTTAATAAAAGGACGAACGTGATTGGTCGAGATTTCAAAGTCAAGATGAAAGATGGTTTCCCGTGTTGTACTTCAGAGGGACTCATACAATTTGGAAGTTGACAAAGGTGTCAAAAACTGTTGGAAATGGGATTGTGTTGAACGTTCGGTTTATGGCAACCCAGTAGGCCAGTTTATTAGGAAAATTAACTCAAGAGGAATTGCCAGATGTGAGTTATGTCAAAAAGACATCAATTACGCTAGAAGAGGCTGGAAAAGTTTGGAGCAACACTTAACCAAAAAACTTCACCTGGACAATttgaaaatgagaaaaacaaaccaCAGCCTGTCTGGTACGTtgaaatttctttatttatttgtctAAATGTTGTGTATCTATCTTTTAAGCAATGAGGTATATTCTTTTAGGATAAGGAGAACTGTCCTACTCTCTTTGCTTTTCTTTCTTTGACCAAACTTTAAGGCCTGGGAAATTGGGGATAGGGGGGTATAAATTCTTAATTTCTAGGGGCTACTATGCCCAAATTTTTTGTAGGtctggacttagtttttttctgcaaatatttcttcaaatgATGTATAAGTCAAAGGGATGAACACCAACACACAGGTTGGGAACAATCCCTAAAGAGGGATATCCCTTAAATGTCCCAACCTGACAAAAGCAATAATTACCACTTAatctacaatataaaaacattttaatgctgtagtcagacattttttcaaaatgcatCTAAAGTCTCTTTTAACTAGATTGACTTGTTGTTGTAATACttaacttgttttatttttaggtGCATTTGGAGCAAAATTAGATACTCACCAAGGTATATATGGATTACATCCAATGTTCAAGTCATCTGCAGAACTAAAACAACCTGCACCAGCTTCACTTGCATCATTTCAGGATAGGGTAACAAATATGGAATCTATGGTAGTGGCATTTACTTCCGAAACTTCCCTTGTGCCAAAAATGCTTGAATTGGCAAAAACTTTATCTGATGATAAAAAGGCTTTGGACTCCATCACTATGAACAGAACCACTGCTTGATATAAGACCCGTTTTGGCGTTGGAAAAACTTTTGAAGAAGATCTTATAAGATGTTTGAAGACAAGTTGCTTTTCCTTGAATATGGATAAAAGCACAAGTTCTAACTATCAAAAGGTGCTAACTATACTTGCTAGTTACTTCTGTAAAATCTCAAACAAAGTAGTGGTCAGGCATTTATCTTCCCTGACATGTGTTACTGTAAACAGTGAAGCTCTGTATACAAAAGTTGTggatgtatttgaaaaaaatgacatacCATGGAAAAACTTGGTCATCAATCTTAATGGATTCATGCAACGTCATGCGTGGTTCGAAATCTGGACTTGAGACCAGTATTAGAAGTCAGAAGGCTCCACACCTATTGGATGTTGATGGCGATACTTGTCATCATGTTCATAACTCAGCCAAAGCATTCTGCAAGCCATTTGATGGATTTATAGAACAGCTAtacaatgacttgtttaatgaTTTCAAGTGGTCTCCAGATTTAAGAGAGTTTTTTCAAGAAATTTGTGCAATGCTCAACATTAAGTTTACCATGCCTCAAAGATATGTAGGTCACAGATGGCTTTCAGTTTACGATGTCACAGTAGATACTCTTAGACTTTTTGATGGATACACTGTGTTTTATGTGCCATGGATAGATGAAAAGATTCGTCACAAATACCTGATATCTGTTGTGGAAGTGTACCACAGGTTAGGTGTATCAGAGTCATCCAGAGCCAGGATTTTAGAAATAAGAAAGGTgggtttttgattttatttttatttaaatattttcaagttattgttatttttgttaattaatatttgtaattATTATCAAAAATGCCATTCACAAATTACCTGTATTCTTTATAGAAATTAAAGTActtaatgtttattaaattgttcattttatcaaTGGGctgttatataaattatataatagcCCATTGATAAAATGGACTTCacataaattatttattgaatgACAAGCAGACAGAATTCTATAATACTATTGTTGACATATTGTAATTGAATACAGGAATActtatatttctttcttttgtttgttataatgtttaaagtgttttgatttaattattttttgtttgtttttagttttgttttatttttacagtggATAATGTGGAGTCAATGTCCATTAAAATAATGAAAGCAACACCAAACAACTTCTAGTATTAAGTAAGCAAATAAAGGTTTCAGTACAGCATCCAGTTCATgataattttcaataaatgtgTGGAAGGgtatttatttcttaattaaaagtCCAAGTATTGGGTTCATTCTTAAACTGATTCTTTATCATGTTTGtaaattattgaatttttttcAGCATTTAATTTTGACCCACTTAGATGCTTAGAATTTTAAATGGagaggaaaaaaaataaacaatgtaaattttgtacatttttcatttcttaaagAGAAAACAATCTGAAAATTCAACTGACTGacaacacaaaaaatcacatGCATAACAACACATATTGGGAATAACAAAGAGTCAATATATGTAAGCTCAATTTAACTATTGCCATTGCCTTGTTATTAATACTAAGACATATATTAATTAAAACTATCATTTACAGTGTCTTCTGAAGAAAAATCTGACAAAAGATGGTCTTGAAAGAAAGAAGAGAATTGTTGGAAAAGTATTTTACGAGAGaagttttgcaaaaatgataatgGGCCTGTATTCCTCAGTATTGCCTCTTTTGAAGCAGTTTGTCTTAACCTTTGAAATGAAAGAGCCAATGATTCATGAGCTGCATGAGCAATTAGTAAGTGCAAATGCAAAAAACAATGTCCcatatatacagcaaaaaaaacaccaaaaaatatgAAGCTCAGCATGGTCTTCAACATTGACatacttttaaattaataattttacttttacagatttctgacttggatggaaagttgtctcattcacacTCATACCACACATATCACAAAATACCACATCTTCGATATTCCTGACTATATATAACTATTTGTTGTTAATGTATTTCTTGATGAACACAAATTTCCCAGTGTAGCATACAGAgacaaatttgttatattttaatatgatAATAATTCTTTACAGGTCAAGTTATTTAGAGAGTTTCTTGCTTGTTATGTGAAACCTTAAATTTTGAAGTCAGcaacaacatcaacaaaattaaagAGATTAGACATTTCAACAACAGCAAACTTCTTGGAAGCAGATAAAATGTTCATTGGGGTAAAATCATCACAAGTAATACAGAAGAATCAAAAAGATGTGGCAGTAAAAACATTTTTGCATAATGTAAGTttttttagaaactatatataaTGTAAgttgttttttaaaactttatatgaAATAGAAAGGATATAGGGTATTCATCAAAAAGACAACATCACAATAAAATAAAGCATTGCAAAAATGCCGTCACAAAGGGGTCCCTTTTgtggccttcaacagtgagcaagaGCCCATACCACACAACAAGCACTAAATATACCCTAGATAAATCTCAATCATTAAATTAAAGTCACCAGAAGTCTCAGAACAAAGTATCCAATGTCAAAAACtaataacaaataacaatgaGTTGACAAGTGTACATTTCAAACATAACAAGCTACAAgaacatttcaaatttgataatGATCTCAGTTtgtcaaagaaaaacatacaaaaaaattaatCGACTAACATGATTGTCCATTAACATCAAGAAATcataattttgcattttttaaattaaatcacaTGTGTATATGGAAATATTAGGTTATAGAAggaattatatacaaaataacaaGTGCAGTAATGCAAGTTTTGGTTGTTCAATTTATTTGAgcaattgttatattttttttatacaatatttttcagGTTCAAGATGCCTATAAAAATTGTGGACTCACTCTTCAGAATAAGCTTCCAATTACAAATGTTTTCTTGAAAGCAGTTTCAGCTATTCACCCAGATGCAAAAAGCCATACCTGTACATTGATTTACTTACAAAAATTGCCAAGTCTTGCGACAAATGTGCTTGAAGAAGATGAAATAGAAAACTATGATTTGGAAATAAGAAAATTTCAGACAGATGAATCAATTGTGGAGTTTGAAGATAATGAAAGAATTGATGTATGGTGGGGCAAAGATGGTATTGTAAAGAAGTATCCACTTCTTTCAAAAATGGCTCAATCACTGCTTAGTTGTTTTCATGGACCACAAGTAGAATCTAGTTTCAACATAATGAATGACATTATAGATTGTAAATCTGGAAGTATTAACATTTCAACATACAATGCTATTCAGAATATAAAATACAGTTTGAAAGCAACTGAAAAAACAGCTGTAGAGTACTACAAGAAAAAAAGATGTATTACATGAAAAGATAGATCCTCACCTgtgtaaaaatatgaaaactgcTTGTAAGCAGTACAAGGAAGAACTGCTCAAAAAGAAATTAATCAATGAGGAAAAAAAAGCAAACTTACAAATCAAATCGCAGGAAAAAACCGTTTCCAAGAGAAAAGCAAAAGAATTAATTGAAAAAGCAGCCAAAAGAGCAAGATTAGGACACATTACCTCAGCTTCTCAAAAGACAAAAGGACACTAGTGACAATGAAATCAATGAATTATGGAAATGAAATTGccattatatattatttatacacCATAAATGTTTACCcttattaaatattaattatttccttTTCCTATTTATTATCAGAAGTTGTCAGCAATTGAGAAAGTATGTGTTTTCTCTTCTTAAAATCTAAAAATGATAGAAGTTATAtcatattgaacatttttttgaaaaatggggaaaaatcttatataaaaacaatgttttttaaaactaaatttaagTGCCAGGAATAGCCCAGATTGCATAATTTTGCACCATTTATCCCAAAAttttctgggggccttgagcagACCCCCGGCAGTGAAGGCCACCGCGCTGCGCGAGGTGGTTTGGGTCGCTTCGCGACACAGTCTGTcacaatataattatatttcagctttttttttcttacatcAAAATCAGGTCTGCTATCCGAGCTTATTATGTTATCCTCCTTCGACGCGAAATATTCCTTAATACGTAGACTTCTAGCAAAATTGTCAGGTCTTCCGACAGTTTGATGTCATTGACAGGAGCAGGTAGAGGACATAAATTAAGGCCTCTAGAGAGAAGAGATGATTCCGATTCCGTTTAATGGTGTCGAGAAAGATTGACCACGATGCTGGAGGGTGAATCAATCTTTTGAGGTCTACGTTTAAAGCGTCTTATTCGTTTAGTCTTTCTCTCTGATGGTAAGGAAGGGTGGATATATTCCATGTCATCCCTGCGGAATTTACGTTTTTGTCTTTCACTTAATTTGTTGGATTGTATAGTAGTTATGTCCTTAAGGCGAGTGTTGATAGCATCACAATTGTCAGATGTTAGATCTCTTTTGCAGCTATTCAAAAGggtgttttatttatataatatatatatatatatgggtaatACTTCATATGTTTAAATCATTATATACATTCATATAAACAAAATGCGTGTTTTGCAATTCTAAGTGTCGATTCTACAGTTTGTTGTATTGGGTTGAGAGTTCAATAGTGacccagggatctccatggcctgtttaactatggcgccccgccatcgttcaaatgtcttgcgccatcgtcaaatgactcgccccatcgttaaattgtcttccgccatcgttcaaaacttcatcgttttttgtagcccgacgccattttttttatcaattataatcaaatgcatgtaattgcataacccttagactttttatgttataatccaatataGTTCTAACGCCTAatggatatccggattaagatcgctaatcacttgtacctgagcttgtacaggtagatcaacaaaccagacagaaTACTATCTGAgaatagacgatccatttgtcgaattaaccaactaagtttcagcaaatgattatgataatttagattaaataaataaataaataatccagttacaaagaaaacagtttgaAGTCGAAcatgtgctttattttgacttacgcaatcagcatccccctgttttaagaagtacaaaataggacgcaaaacagtaaatattatttcatcgcaaataactcgagtactgctgtaacgataatttagaattactttaaaagtttaaaagtaaaaacttaaatatttcctgtaaagaaatatcgtatcgtaattccgaattcatttcgtatattacaatcaaattgatacatccgcgtttccgttttctattcagactcgaacgatgcatgttgcacagcatcaatttaccagataaagtcattaaaaaccttttcatttgtcaacgtttgctttacaaatctctttaaccttttacataacccgtacgaatcgttttgttgttgctgcaaatcagccatacgggtaatgggttctgaatttgacaggtGTCCAtaaaaaataagctccacatcatgatttttaaccccatagcaattaccaaaaatacaagaaatctacatggggaccttcatgacagcttttggtaattctcgactaaggggggaccatgacgacttggcatttgaattgttaaaaatggcaataaatgaaaatattgatacttctaattctataatgaaaattcaaataaatataatttaaataagcaatgaattagcatgttcaccattccttgtatggagggataaaatacttccgatcgcgctacactgtacagcgtagacactgtttgtaatggtgaaagttccttcATCGTTCAATTTTCCTTCATGGAGATCCCTGGACAATAAGATGCAATGActtcactttttatttttttgggagAAATAATTGAAATCGAAGAAACAATCTGTTGTTCTCTTAGTGAACTTCTCATCTTGTAGAGAACATAAATGTGagattaaatttttgtataccGATTACATATATTAGAACGAACGCTGTAAAAAGTTCCTTTACAGAAATGAAACATTtggtcggttttttttttatttttattttaactaatGTGCAGACAAAGCAGAACTTTCACGAACACACGCATACAAAAACCAATACACAGCCATTTATACTTGCTTAGAACTCTTTTGGTATCGCGTGGAAATttgtttcatttgaaattttatcGCATATCCTTATATAAAAAGCAAATGTATGTGTTCATAGGACAGACTGCACCTCTGCTAACTATCATATTTCCATTTTATTGAACCCTGCACGAAAACACTAAGTTTGGATGATATTGTAAAAACTCATCAACATGCATTACAAaattaattatttgatttatcagaagtaagtttcgtctacaaaagactcatcaatgttTTCTCTATTTAAAATAGTTGGTAAGCCTCAATAATCAAATGCGAAGTAAACTAACTTAAACCAAGCCTTTAGGCTGGACGGACTCACGTAT
This sequence is a window from Mytilus edulis chromosome 1, xbMytEdul2.2, whole genome shotgun sequence. Protein-coding genes within it:
- the LOC139519821 gene encoding uncharacterized protein, translating into MYLKKMTYHGKTWSSILMDSCNVMRGSKSGLETSIRSQKAPHLLDVDGDTCHHVHNSAKAFCKPFDGFIEQLYNDLFNDFKWSPDLREFFQEICAMLNIKFTMPQRYVGHRWLSVYDVTVDTLRLFDGYTVFYVPWIDEKIRHKYLISVVEVYHRLGVSESSRARILEIRKWIMWSQCPLK